A genomic segment from Gadus morhua chromosome 4, gadMor3.0, whole genome shotgun sequence encodes:
- the wnt16 gene encoding protein Wnt-16, whose translation MERVHHTCTLHLLLLTVFPLCCQASWMWLGLSSAGVAEQRGCSDLPFSREQKELCRKRPFLLPAVQAGARLGLAECQSQFKHERWNCTSKDFSVFGYELTSGTKESAFIHAVMAAGLVHAITRACSQGAIAECGCDASLQSLGSPLEGWHWGGCSDHTRFATWFSRQFLDGPPGNTSLPRATSPALLAVNQHNTDAGRQAVERTMVTDCRCHGVSGSCAVKTCWRSLAPFVRVGAVLKERFENSVEVLQRFARQKVRRKDKVSRRVPLERDRLLYLHKSPNYCLEDPGRGSLGTRGRTCSRTSRGADGCGLLCCGRGYNTRVVRHVTRCACKFVWCCYVRCRRCESVTDIHTCK comes from the exons ATGGAGAGAGTCCACCACACCTGCAccttgcacctcctcctcctcaccgtaTTCCCCCTCTGCTGCCAGGCCAGCTGGAT GTGGCTCGGGCTCAGCTCGGCGGGTGTTGCCGAGCAGCGGGGCTGCTCCGACCTGCCGTTTTCCCGCGAGCAGAAGGAGCTGTGCCGAAAGCGACCGTTCCTCCTTCCCGCCGTGCAGGCCGGCGCGCGCCTCGGGCTCGCCGAGTGCCAGTCGCAGTTCAAGCACGAGCGCTGGAACTGCACG TCTAAAGACTTCTCTGTGTTCGGTTACGAGCTAACGAGCG gcACCAAGGAGTCCGCCTTCATCCACGCAGTGATGGCCGCGGGGCTGGTCCACGCCATCACGCGTGCCTGTAGCCAGGGCGCCATCGCCGAGTGTGGCTGCGACGCCAGCCTGCA GTCTCTGGGTTCCCCCCTGGAGGGCTGGCACTGGGGCGGCTGCTCGGACCACACCCGCTTCGCCACCTGGTTCAGCCGCCAGTTCCTCGACGGCCCCCCGGGAAACACCTCGTTGCCACGGGCAACGAGCCCCGCCCTGCTGGCTGTAAACCAACACAACACCGACGCCGGACGGCAG GCCGTCGAAAGAACCATGGTGACGGACTGCCGTTGCCACGGCGTGTCCGGTTCCTGCGCGGTGAAGACCTGCTGGCGGTCCCTGGCCCCGTTCGTGCGTGTGGGGGCGGTTCTGAAGGAACGCTTCGAGAACAGCGTGGAGGTCCTGCAGCGCTTTGCCCGGCAGAAGGTCCGCCGCAAGGACAAGGTGAGCCGCCGCGTGCCGCTGGAGCGCGACcgcctcctctacctccacaaGTCGCCCAACTACTGCCTGGAGGACCCGGGGCGCGGCAGCCTTGGCACCCGGGGCCGGACCTGCAGCCGGACCTCCCGCGGGGCGGACGGCTGCGGCCTGCTGTGCTGCGGGCGCGGCTACAACACCAGGGTGGTGCGGCACGTCACGCGCTGCGCCTGCAAGTTCGTGTGGTGCTGCTACGTGCGCTGCCGTCGCTGCGAGAGCGTGACGGACATACACACCTGTAAATGA